One genomic window of Mercenaria mercenaria strain notata chromosome 2, MADL_Memer_1, whole genome shotgun sequence includes the following:
- the LOC123561948 gene encoding uncharacterized protein LOC123561948, which yields MSRKLVPYSDSSSSDESSSESDDDEKYNLKKHRLSLSKKKIILTGRKERRQKLKEKQHESRQMKHNEKREELVSNYYNIKERMERKSRKFKTQSKVYDVTFRSYDKPFEFTHDLFNSMVHEMKDRCNAMPRDKVRISITHPKLNLGIHVPFDDVSNVTGETLLNEIERVVQSNEEFKIHDGQMQAEITHISMPEGSSKSRRNMHYGSHVSIEHMTKLKRSIIQIDNSDDSMCLARSIVVGMCYAQKSDSNEWKKRWNAIRKSKLKLQEREAQTLLDSVGIKYNQACGIEEYQKIQDTLYPEYIIKIHAQHAKSDLLFTAPKMTKQSKVVHVYFHSGHFDTIISIKGFLGYSYYCEYCGVGYKCKEQHKCNHICDCYSSNICEKGVSVQCKECYRWFRSAECFQKHKDMQGKSKKNICKSVWVCKTCGQIVVGTRKNHLCAGVKKCKYCKKIVEPSHDCYIPKYTSPKKEELPDVPFIFYDFECRFDTGEHIPNFCVAQRACGDCIRKPLSECCMRCDEVPGGREVIFRGDHTLSSFCTWLFNPIHKGATVIAHNAQGYDAQFILRYLVTHGTVKPKLIMNGSKIIMMEAHGVRLIDSMSFISMPLASFPKTFGLTEMAKGWFPFWANTHEFQEYVGPYLPLEYYKPGSMKPESRKYFLKWYNEKIKNEEIFDFQKEMEKYCRSDVDILRRGCGEFRYQLMSSDQIDPFLEACTLAQACNKAWRKNSMPENSFGIISDAGYPNKTRYSIKAIRWIQGIAYKHDTKIQHALNGGEQQIGPYFVDGFDKERKTVYEFLGCWTHGCKECYPKRETKNPYSMQTMETLYKNTFKRFDVLQQQGYNIRYIWECQFNNSYCT from the exons ATGTCTCGGAAACTTGTGCCTTATTCAGATTCGTCATCTAGTGATGAATCTAGTTCAGAATCAGACGATGATgaaaagtataatttaaaaaagcaCAGATTATCacttagtaaaaagaaaataatactgacGGGTAGAAAAGAAAGACgtcaaaaattaaaagagaaacaaCATGAATCTAGACAAATGAAGCACAATGAAAAACGTGAAGAACTTGTCagtaattattataatatcaaaGAAAGGATGGAAAGGaaatcaagaaaatttaaaactcaaaGTAAAGTGTATGATGTGACTTTCAGAAGCTATGATAAACCTTTTGAATTTACGCATGATTTATTTAATAGCATGGTGCATGAAATGAAAGACCGTTGCAATGCTATGCCTCGGGACAAGGTTCGAATTTCTATAACACATCCTAAATTAAATTTAGGTATACACGTCCCGTTTGATGATGTTAGTAATGTGACAGGTGAAACACTGTTAAATGAAATTGAACGAGTTGTACAGAGTAATGAGGAATTTAAAATTCATGATGGACAAATGCAAGCTGAAATTACACACATATCAATGCCAGAAGGATCCAGCAAGTCTCGACGAAATATGCACTACGGTTCGCATGTCAGTATTGAACATATGACCAAACTAAAGCGGAGTATCATACAG ATCGATAATTCTGATGACAGTATGTGTTTAGCACGTTCCATAGTTGTAGGAATGTGTTACGCACAAAAATCAGACAGTAATGAATGGAAAAAACGATGGAATGCGATACGTAAATCCAAATTAAAGTTACAAGAGAGAGAAGCGCAAACATTACTTGACAGTGTTGGGATTAAATACAACCAGGCCTGTGGTATAGAGGAGTATCAGAAGATACAGGATACACTGTATCCTGAGTATATTATTAAAATTCACGCTCAGCATGCGAAAAGTGACTTGTTATTTACTGCAcccaaaatgacaaaacaaagtaaagtagttcatgtttattttcacaGCGGACATTTTGACACcattatttcaataaaaggaTTTTTAGGGTATAGTTATTATTGTGAATACTGTGGTGTTGGATATAAATGTAAAGAGCAGCATAAATGTAATCATATTTGTGATTGTTATTCAAGCAATATATGTGAAAAAGGAGTAAGTGTACAATGTAAAGAATGTTACCGTTGGTTTCGTAGCGCGGAatgttttcagaaacacaaaGACATGCAAGgcaaaagtaaaaagaatattTGTAAATCTGTTTGGGTTTGTAAAACATGCGGTCAGATTGTAGTAGGCACAAGGAAAAATCATCTTTGTGCAggtgttaaaaaatgtaaatattgtaaaaagattgtTGAGCCAAGTCATGATTGTTATATCCCAAAATATACATCCCCTAAAAAAGAGGAACTCCCAGATgtcccttttattttttatgattttgaatgTCGATTTGACACTGGAGAACATATCCCAAATTTCTGTGTTGCACAGCGGGCATGCGGTGATTGTATTAGAAAACCGCTCAGTGAATGTTGCATGCGGTGCGATGAAGTCCCAGGAGGGAGGGAAGTTATTTTTCGCGGTGATCATACGTTATCTAGCTTTTGTACATGGTTATTTAACCCCATACATAAAGGTGCGACGGTTATTGCCCATAACGCCCAGGGTTATGATGCACAATTTATTCTCAGGTATCTCGTTACACACGGTACAGTTAAACCAAAACTTATAATGAATGGAAGTAAGATTATCATGATGGAAGCTCATGGAGTTCGTTTAATCGATTCTATGAGCTTTATTAGTATGCCACTAGCATCATTCCCTAAAACATTTGGActtactgaaatggcaaaaggatGGTTTCCTTTTTGGGCTAACACCCACGAATTTCAGGAATACGTAGGTCCATACTTACCCTTAGAGTATTATAAACCTGGAAGTATGAAACCAGAATCacgaaaatactttttaaaatggtATAATGAGAAGATAAAAAAtgaagagatatttgactttcaaAAAGAAATGGAGAAATATTGTAGATCAGATGTAGACATTTTAAGACGTGGGTGTGGTGAGTTTCGATACCAGTTAATGAGCAGTGATCAAATAGACCCCTTCCTTGAGGCATGTACCTTAGCACAAGCCTGTAACAAAGCCTGGCGAAAAAATTCTATGCCAGAAAACAGCTTTGGTATCATATCAGATGCAGGGTATCCAAACAAAACACGATACTCAATCAAAGCTATACGGTGGATACAAGGTATAGCGTATAAACATGATACAAAAATCCAGCATGCTTTGAATGGTGGTGAACAACAAATAGGTCCATACTTTGTCGACGGGTTTGACAAGGAAAGAAAAACAGTGTATGAGTTCTTAGGCTGTTGGACGCATGGATGTAAAGAATGTTATCCCAAAAGAGAAACAAAAAATCCGTATTCAATGCAAACAATGGAAACAttgtacaaaaatacatttaaaagatttGATGTTTTACAGCAACAAGGATACAATATTAGATATATTTGGGAATGCCAGTTTAATAATTCATACTGCACATga
- the LOC123562551 gene encoding ras-related protein Rap-2a-like, with protein MPLEGHRAPRRNYRVVFLGSTGVGKTSIINQLLYENFPEQHKETLEELHRHVLIFDTMAVEIDILDTSGTHEFPAMRHLAITTGNAFLLVYSVKNQESFANIKFLINEIKEYKQDNDYFILVVANKSDLLKNENKGNALDESVVCFDWEEKFVTISAKTGDNIKNVLEILKENVEKKIIDENKKLPHLRRISMPAMISKHGHEKLPSMKRKARLYSAD; from the coding sequence ATGCCACTTGAAGGACATAGAGCACCAAGGCGGAATTATAGAGTAGTCTTCCTAGGATCAACTGGTGTTGGAAAAACTTCAATCATTAATCAGCTGTTATACGAAAACTTTCCTGAACAGCACAAAGagacacttgaagaacttcatcGTCATGTTCTTATATTCGATACGATGGCAGTGGAAATTGATATACTGGACACGTCCGGTACGCATGAATTCCCTGCCATGCGACATTTGGCTATAACAACCGGCAACGCATTTCTTCTTGTGTATTCTGTCAAAAATCAGGAAAGCTTTGCAAATATTAAATTCTTGATTAACGAAATCAAAGAATATAAGCAAGACAATGACTATTTTATTCTCGTGGTCGCCAACAAGAGTGACCtcttgaaaaatgaaaacaaaggtaATGCTCTTGATGAGTCAGTAGTGTGTTTTGATTGGGAAGAAAAATTTGTAACAATATCAGCCAAGACCGGtgataacattaaaaatgttttggAAATCCTAAAGGAAAATgtagaaaagaaaattattgatgaAAACAAAAAGCTCCCTCACTTGCGAAGGATTTCGATGCCGGCCATGATTTCAAAACATGGACATGAAAAATTACCTTCAATGAAGCGTAAGGCCAGACTGTATTCTGCTGATTAA